The proteins below are encoded in one region of Sphaerodactylus townsendi isolate TG3544 linkage group LG06, MPM_Stown_v2.3, whole genome shotgun sequence:
- the XPOT gene encoding exportin-T, whose product MDEQALLGLNPNADLDFRQRALAYFEQLKISPDAWQVCAEALAQRIYSDDHIKFFCFQVLEHQIKYKYPQLTEVQHQLIRETLIAWLQAQMVNSQPEKTFIRNKAAQVFALLFVTEYLTKWPKFFFDILSVVGLNPRGVDLYLRILMAVDAELVDRDVVHTSEEARRNTLLKDTMREQCIPSLVESWYQILQTYQYTNSELTCQCLEVMGAYVSWIELSLIANDRFINMLLGHMSVEVLREEACDCLYEIVNKGMDPIDKTKLVETLCQVLQSAGLFSIDQEEDVDFLARFSKLVNGMGQALIASWTKLVKSEDMKNAQDTLQAIEAKVALMLQLLIHEDDDISSNIIGFCYDYLHILKQLPMLSEQQKANVEAIMLAVMKKLTYDEEYNFENEGEDEAMFVEYRKQLKLLLDRLAQVSPELLLVSVCRVFNTTLRNWQTKPFMEVEVAIRLLYMLAEALPVSHGAHFSGDTKASALQDMMRTLVTSGISAYQHTSVTLEFFETVVRYEKFFTIEPQHIPNVLMAFLDHRGLRHANPKVRSRVAYLFSRFVKSLNKQMNPFIEDVLNRIQDLLELSPPENGYQTLLSSDDQLFIYETAGVLIVNSDYSAERKQALMKNLLTPLMEKFKVLLEKLMMAQDEDRQMALADCLNHAVGFASRTSKAFSNKQTVKQCGCSEVYLDCLQTFLPALSCPLQKEVLRSGVRTFLHRMIICLEEEVLPFIPSASEHMLKDCEAKDLQEFIPLVNQITAKFKTQVSPFLQQMFMPLLHAIFEILHRPAEENDQSAALEKQMLRRSYFAFLQTVTGSGMSEVIANQGAENVEHVLVTIIQGAVDYPDPIAQKTCFIILSKLVELWGGKDGPVGFADFVYKHIVPACFLAPLKQTFDLADAQTVLALSECAVTLKTIHLKRGLECIHYLQQEYLPSLQVSPEIIQEFCQALQQPDAKVFKNYLKVFFQRARP is encoded by the exons ATGGATGAACAAGCTCTTTTGGGACTAAATCCAAATGCTGATTTAGACTTCAGGCAACGA GCATTAGCCTATTTTGAGCAGCTGAAGATCTCTCCAGATGCTTGGCAGGTGTGTGCTGAAGCTTTAGCCCAAAGAATTTACAG TGATGATCACATCAAGTTCTTCTGCTTTCAAGTTCTGGAACATCAAATCAAATACAA gtATCCTCAGTTAACTGAAGTACAGCATCAACTAATTAGGGAAACACTCATAGCTTGGCTCCAAGCTCAG ATGGTGAATTCTCAACCAGAGAAGACATTTATACGAAACAAAGCAGCTCAAGTCTTTGCTTTGCTGTTTGTTACTGAATATCTCACAAAATGGCCCAAGTTTTTCTTTGATATTCTGTCAGTGGTAGGCCTTAATCCTCGAGGAGTGGATCTGTACCTCAGAATCCTTATGGCAGTGGATGCTGAACTAGTAGATAGAGATGTTGTTCACACATCTGAG GAGGCTCGCAGAAATACCTTACTAAAAGATACAATGAGAGAACAATGCATTCCAAGTCTAGTGGAATCCTGGTACCAAATCTTGCAAACTTACCAGTATACAAATTCAGAGTTGACATGTCAGTGCCTTGAAGTCATGGGTGCATATGTCTCTTGGATAGAATTGAGCCTCATTGCCAATGACAG gtTTATAAATATGCTGCTAGGTCACATGTCTGTAGAGGTTCTACGGGAGGAAGCTTGTGATTGTTTGTATGAAATTGTAAATAAAGGAATGGATCCAATTGACAAAACAAAGCTGGTTGAAACATTGTGTCAAGTATTACAGTCTGCAGGCCTTTTCAGTATTGACCAG GAAGAAGATGTAGACTTCCTAGCCAGGTTTTCCAAATTGGTCAATGGAATGGGACAGGCATTGATAGCTAGTTGGACTAAACTAGTGAAAAGTGAAGATATGAAGAATGCTCAAGATACTCTACAAGCGATTGAGGCAAAAGTGGCCCTCATGTTGCAACTACTGATTCATGAGGATGATGATATCTCTTCTAatattattgggttttgttatGATTATCTACATATACTGAAGCAG CTTCCTATGCTTTCAGAACAGCAAAAAGCTAATGTAGAG GCAATTATGTTAGCAGTTATGAAGAAGTTAACATATGATGAGGAATACAACTTTGAAAATGAG GGTGAAGATGAAGCAATGTTTGTAGAATACCGAAAACAGCTCAAGCTGCTGTTGGACAGACTTGCGCAGGTTTCACCTGAATTGCTGTTGGTTTCTGTATGCAGAGTTTTTAACACTACCTTGCG gaattggcagacaaaGCCATTTATGGAAGTAGAAGTAGCAATAAGGCTACTTTATATGCTGGCTGAGGCTCTTCCAGTATCTCATGGTGCTCATTTTTCAGGTGATACAAAAGCTAGTGCTCTCCAGGATATGATGCGGACT TTGGTTACCTCGGGTATTAGTGCTTATCAGCATACATCCGTTACCCTAGAATTCTTTGAGACTGTGGTCAGATACGAAAAATTCTTTACCATTGAACCTCAGCACATTCCAAATGTTTTA ATGGCCTTCTTGGATCACAGAGGTCTTCGCCATGCTAATCCAAAAGTTCGAAGCAGAGTAGCTTACCTTTTCTCCAGATTTGTAAAGTCTCTCAA CAAACAAATGAACCCTTTTATTGAGGATGTTCTGAACAGAATACAGGATCTACTAGAACTTTCTCCACCA GAAAATGGCTATCAGACTTTGCTCAGCAGTGATGACCAACTGTTTATTTATGAGACAGCTGGGGTACTAATTGTGAACAGTGACTACTCTGCAGAACGGAAGCAGGCTTTAATGAAAAATCTTTTGACTCCTCTAATGGAGAAGTTTAAAGTACTCTTAGAAAAGCTTATGATGGCACAAGATGAGGACCGACAGATGGCATTGGCTGATTGTCTGAATCATGCTGTTGGATTTGCAAG CCGTACTAGCAAAGCTTTCAGCAACAAGCAGACAGTAAAACAATGTGGGTGCTCTGAAGTGTACCTGGACTGCTTGCAAACGTTTTTACCAGCTCTGAGCTGTCCTTTGCAGAAGGAGGTCCTTAGAAGTGGTGTCCGCACCTTTCTTCACCGAATGATTATTTGCTTAGAGGAAGAAGTTCTCCCGTTCATCCCTTCAGCCTCTGAACATATGCTCAAGGACTGTGAAGCTAAAGACCTTCAAGAGTTCATTCCTCTAGTAAACCAAATCACAGCTAAGTTCAAG ACCCAAGTCTCCCCATTTCTACAACAAATgtttatgccactgctgcacgcTATTTTTGAAATCCTGCACCGCCCGgcagaggaaaatgaccagtctGCTGCTTTGGAAAAACAGATGCTACGAAGGAGTTACTTTGCCTTTTTACAAACAGTTACTGGCAGTGGAATGAGTGAAGTCATAGCAAACCAGG GTGCAGAGAATGTAGAACATGTATTAGTCACAATTATTCAAGGAGCTGTGGACTACCCAGACCCTATTGCTCAGAAAACATGCTTTATTATTCTTTCAAAATTGGTAGAACTTTGGG GAGGCAAAGATGGACCTGTTGGCTTTGCTGACTTTGTCTACAAACACATTGTCCCTGCATGTTTCTTAGCACCTTTAAAGCAAACATTTGACTTAGCAGATGCACAGACAGTATTG GCTTTGTCGGAGTGTGCAGTGACATTAAAAACAATTCATCTCAAAAGG GGCCTTGAATGTATTCATTATCTTCAGCAAGAATATCTGCCTTCACTACAGGTATCGCCTGAAATAATACAG GAATTCTGTCAAGCACTTCAGCAACCTGAtgctaaagtttttaaaaactacttaaaG GTATTCTTTCAAAGAGCAAGACCCTAA